Proteins from a genomic interval of Caulobacter sp. NIBR1757:
- a CDS encoding AraC family transcriptional regulator — protein sequence MGQILHSSSGVRVRRVVDHSHGLVAEHAHDWPVLSLFVLGGYRNETELGEVGIAGPSAMLYRAGAAHQNHIGPQGFEQLEIEFDPDWLGRQLSPAKPVTRWLGGWAGHRVRGLARACHGSSAMELRDALGDFIAAAGHEPTLSRADWTSEAEQRLRADPGLSVRDLAREMELHPVWLGSAYRRATGEAPSHAAARFRVERAARLLRETDGAPAQIAHDAGFCDQSHMIRTFRRVIGRLPSAVRADAAWMRPSG from the coding sequence ATGGGTCAGATCCTGCACAGCTCCAGCGGCGTTCGCGTCCGCCGCGTCGTCGACCACAGCCATGGCCTGGTCGCGGAGCATGCCCACGACTGGCCGGTCCTCTCGCTCTTTGTGCTCGGCGGCTACCGCAATGAAACGGAGCTGGGCGAGGTCGGCATCGCCGGCCCCTCGGCCATGCTGTATCGGGCCGGCGCCGCCCACCAGAACCACATCGGGCCCCAGGGTTTCGAACAGCTGGAGATCGAGTTCGATCCCGACTGGCTGGGCCGCCAGCTATCGCCGGCGAAACCGGTCACGCGGTGGCTGGGCGGATGGGCCGGCCACAGGGTGCGTGGTCTCGCCAGGGCCTGCCATGGGTCCAGCGCGATGGAGCTACGGGACGCGCTCGGAGACTTTATCGCCGCCGCCGGGCACGAGCCGACGCTGTCCCGGGCCGATTGGACCTCCGAGGCCGAACAACGGCTGCGCGCCGACCCGGGGCTGAGCGTGCGAGACCTTGCCCGCGAGATGGAGCTCCACCCGGTATGGCTGGGCTCGGCCTACCGCCGCGCTACTGGCGAGGCGCCATCGCACGCCGCCGCGCGATTCCGCGTCGAACGGGCGGCTCGCCTGCTGCGCGAGACCGACGGGGCCCCGGCCCAGATCGCCCATGACGCCGGCTTCTGCGACCAGAGCCACATGATCCGCACCTTCCGCAGGGTGATCGGGCGGCTTCCGTCCGCCGTCAGGGCCGACGCGGCCTGGATGCGACCCAGCGGCTGA
- a CDS encoding sigma-54 dependent transcriptional regulator — protein sequence MASDILVVDDEADIRELVAGILTDEGHGVRTAADSEQALAAIRARKPALLVLDIWMQGGGMDGLELLDMVKGLDADLPVIMISGHGNIETAVSAIKRGAYEFLEKPFKSDRLLMVVERALESANLKRENRRLRAQSLTPDGLIGRSSAAQQLRQMIAKVAPANSRVLIAGPPGSGKELVARLIHGASPRGKGEFVAISAAGMAPERMDLELFGEEGEGGRPRKIGVFEHAHGGTLYLDEVAEMPRETQSRILRVLVEQRFRRVGGDQDVQVDVRVISSSSRDLREEISAGRFREDLFHRLNVVPIRVPGLSERRDDVPELIDYFIDRISDTTGLPRRKLAADALATLQVHDWPGNVRQLRNNVERMLILASGDPADEITAEMLPSEVSSTAQAGAIGPERIIALPLREARELFEREYLNAQILRFGGNISRTAAFIGMERSALHRKLKSLGLTSARVVEEEEA from the coding sequence ATGGCGTCTGACATTCTGGTGGTCGACGACGAGGCCGATATCCGCGAACTGGTGGCCGGCATCCTGACGGACGAAGGCCATGGCGTTCGAACGGCCGCCGACTCCGAACAGGCCTTGGCCGCCATCCGCGCCCGCAAGCCGGCGCTGCTGGTGCTGGACATCTGGATGCAGGGCGGCGGCATGGACGGGCTGGAGCTGCTCGACATGGTCAAGGGTCTCGACGCCGATCTGCCGGTCATCATGATCAGCGGCCACGGCAACATCGAGACGGCGGTCAGCGCCATCAAGCGCGGCGCCTACGAGTTCCTCGAAAAGCCGTTCAAGTCCGACCGCCTGCTGATGGTCGTCGAACGGGCCCTGGAATCGGCCAACCTCAAGCGCGAGAACCGCCGCTTGCGCGCCCAGAGCCTGACGCCCGACGGCCTGATCGGCCGCTCCAGCGCCGCCCAGCAGCTGCGCCAGATGATCGCCAAGGTCGCCCCGGCCAACAGTCGCGTGCTGATCGCCGGCCCTCCCGGCTCCGGCAAGGAGCTGGTCGCCCGCCTGATCCACGGCGCCAGTCCGCGCGGCAAGGGCGAGTTCGTGGCCATCAGCGCCGCCGGCATGGCCCCCGAGCGCATGGACCTGGAACTGTTCGGCGAGGAGGGGGAGGGTGGCCGCCCGCGCAAGATCGGGGTGTTCGAACACGCCCATGGCGGCACCCTCTATCTCGACGAGGTGGCCGAGATGCCGCGCGAGACCCAGAGCCGCATCCTGCGCGTCCTCGTCGAGCAGCGCTTCCGCCGCGTCGGCGGCGACCAGGACGTGCAGGTCGATGTGCGGGTGATCAGCTCCTCCAGCCGGGACCTGCGCGAGGAAATCTCGGCCGGACGGTTCCGGGAAGACCTGTTCCACCGCCTCAACGTCGTGCCGATCCGCGTGCCGGGCCTGTCCGAACGCCGGGACGACGTGCCCGAGCTGATCGACTACTTCATCGACCGCATCTCCGACACCACCGGCCTGCCGCGCCGCAAGCTGGCGGCCGACGCGCTGGCCACCCTGCAGGTGCACGACTGGCCGGGAAACGTCCGCCAGCTGCGCAACAACGTCGAGCGCATGCTGATCCTGGCCAGCGGCGATCCGGCCGACGAGATCACCGCCGAGATGCTGCCCAGCGAGGTCAGCTCGACCGCCCAGGCCGGCGCCATTGGTCCCGAACGCATCATCGCCCTGCCGCTCCGCGAGGCGCGCGAACTGTTCGAGCGCGAGTACCTCAATGCGCAGATCCTGCGCTTCGGCGGCAACATCAGCCGCACCGCCGCCTTCATCGGCATGGAACGCTCGGCCCTGCACCGAAAACTGAAATCCCTCGGCTTGACCAGCGCCCGGGTCGTCGAGGAAGAGGAGGCCTGA
- a CDS encoding ATP-binding protein — translation MTTSGKPILNPRQIETLRAAAFEMSPDPAMVIDADGGLAAVNEAAEGLFGQGLALLARGHFRAVLPEDSPLTRLLDRALQEDARVREHGVQIGLFGQPPFLADGAATPLGDGSVLLTLHIRGGAMSFERAADPSGLRSVVGLGQMLAHEIKNPLAGIRGAAQLLKTGAAIEDAPLAQLIVDETERIRRLVDRMEAFSDDAPPTPTAVNIHEVLDRVRALVANGVADGLTIKENFDPSLPPVSGDEDHLIQIFLNLVKNAAEAAHGRRDGRGELVISTAWRPGVKVRGADGRIQKAAPIEIRVQDNGTGIAASVRDHLFQPFVTSKASGAGLGLPLVAKLVNGHGGLIDFESEPGRTVFRVLLPVASETA, via the coding sequence ATGACCACCTCCGGCAAGCCGATCCTCAACCCTCGCCAGATCGAGACCCTGCGCGCCGCCGCCTTCGAGATGAGTCCGGATCCGGCCATGGTCATCGACGCCGACGGCGGTCTGGCGGCGGTCAACGAGGCGGCCGAAGGGCTGTTTGGCCAGGGGCTGGCCCTGTTGGCCCGGGGCCACTTCCGCGCCGTCCTGCCCGAGGACTCGCCCCTGACCCGGCTGCTGGACCGGGCGCTGCAGGAGGACGCCCGGGTTCGCGAGCATGGCGTGCAGATCGGCCTGTTCGGCCAGCCGCCCTTCCTCGCCGACGGGGCCGCCACGCCGCTGGGCGACGGCTCGGTGCTGCTGACCCTGCATATCCGCGGCGGGGCGATGAGCTTCGAACGGGCCGCCGATCCGTCCGGCCTGCGCTCTGTCGTCGGTCTCGGCCAGATGCTGGCCCATGAGATCAAGAACCCGCTGGCCGGCATCCGCGGCGCCGCCCAGCTTCTGAAGACCGGCGCCGCCATCGAGGATGCGCCCCTGGCCCAGCTGATCGTCGACGAGACCGAGCGCATCCGCCGCCTCGTCGATCGCATGGAGGCGTTCAGCGACGACGCGCCGCCGACGCCGACCGCCGTCAACATCCACGAGGTGCTGGACCGTGTCCGCGCCCTGGTCGCCAACGGCGTCGCCGACGGCCTGACCATCAAGGAGAACTTCGACCCCTCGCTGCCGCCGGTCAGCGGCGACGAGGACCACCTGATCCAGATCTTCCTCAACCTGGTGAAGAACGCCGCCGAGGCCGCCCATGGCCGCCGGGACGGACGCGGCGAACTGGTGATCTCCACCGCCTGGCGTCCGGGCGTAAAGGTGCGCGGGGCCGATGGCCGCATCCAGAAGGCCGCCCCGATCGAGATCCGCGTGCAGGACAACGGCACGGGCATAGCGGCCAGCGTGCGCGACCACCTGTTCCAGCCCTTCGTCACTTCAAAGGCCAGCGGCGCGGGCCTCGGCCTGCCGCTCGTCGCCAAGCTGGTCAACGGCCATGGCGGCCTGATCGATTTCGAGTCGGAGCCCGGTCGCACCGTGTTCCGCGTTTTGCTTCCCGTCGCGTCGGAGACCGCATGA
- a CDS encoding sigma 54-interacting transcriptional regulator, whose product MNPANKKILIADDDSSVRLVLSQAFTRLGYQVRATGNVTTLMKWIQDGEGDLVVTDVVMPDENIFNVLPRIRKDRPKLPVIVMSAQNTLLTAVNASEGGAFEYVSKPFDLDEVTAAARRALSRPADSEASKAQARAMKDERLPLIGRSAPMQDVYRTIARLVGADLTVLITGESGSGKELVARALHDLGRRRDGKFVVINLAAVPRERVETELFGRGEGDLGKLVEADGGTLFLDEIGDMPLDAQSRLLRVIDGAEPALNPKTGRRPNVRLIAATNRDLRGLIRQGLFREDLFFRLNVAPLRLPPLRDRTEDIPDLARSFLLRAAREGLPSKTIDQAALERLKTHAWPGNVRELENLIRRICALYAEELISARIVERELQEQVPVAVGEDGPVTLSTLIERHLASHFADQPDGVPAPGLYDRILEEVERPLIRLTLAATRGNQVRAADILGLNRNTLRKKIVDLGVELTRGKR is encoded by the coding sequence ATGAACCCCGCCAACAAGAAGATCCTGATCGCCGACGACGACAGCTCCGTGCGTCTGGTGCTCAGCCAGGCCTTTACGCGCCTCGGCTATCAGGTGCGGGCGACCGGCAATGTCACCACCCTGATGAAATGGATCCAGGACGGGGAGGGCGATCTGGTCGTCACCGACGTGGTGATGCCCGACGAGAACATCTTCAACGTCCTGCCGCGCATCCGGAAGGACCGGCCCAAGCTGCCGGTCATCGTCATGAGCGCCCAGAACACCCTGCTCACGGCCGTCAACGCCAGTGAGGGCGGGGCGTTCGAATACGTCTCCAAGCCGTTCGACCTCGACGAGGTCACCGCCGCCGCCCGCCGCGCCCTGTCGCGCCCCGCCGACAGCGAAGCCAGCAAGGCCCAGGCCCGGGCCATGAAGGACGAGCGCCTGCCGCTGATCGGCCGCTCGGCCCCGATGCAGGACGTCTATCGCACCATCGCACGCCTGGTCGGCGCCGACCTGACGGTATTGATCACCGGCGAGAGCGGGTCCGGAAAGGAACTGGTCGCTCGCGCCCTGCACGACCTCGGCCGCCGCCGGGACGGGAAGTTCGTTGTCATCAACCTCGCCGCTGTGCCCCGCGAGCGGGTCGAGACCGAGCTGTTCGGCCGCGGCGAGGGGGATCTGGGCAAGCTGGTCGAGGCCGACGGCGGCACCCTGTTCCTGGACGAGATCGGCGACATGCCGCTCGACGCCCAGAGCCGCCTGCTGCGGGTCATCGACGGCGCCGAGCCGGCCCTCAACCCCAAGACGGGCCGCCGGCCGAACGTCCGGCTGATCGCCGCCACCAATCGCGACCTGCGGGGGCTGATCCGCCAGGGCCTGTTCCGCGAGGACCTGTTCTTCCGCCTCAACGTCGCGCCTCTGCGCCTGCCGCCGCTGCGCGACCGGACCGAGGACATCCCGGACCTGGCCCGCAGCTTCCTGCTGCGCGCGGCCCGTGAAGGCCTGCCGTCCAAGACCATCGACCAGGCGGCCCTGGAGCGCCTCAAGACCCACGCCTGGCCCGGCAATGTCCGCGAGCTGGAGAACCTGATCCGCCGCATCTGCGCCCTCTATGCCGAGGAGTTGATCAGCGCCCGGATCGTCGAGCGCGAGCTTCAGGAACAGGTCCCTGTCGCCGTCGGCGAGGACGGCCCGGTCACCCTGTCCACCCTGATCGAACGCCACCTGGCCAGCCATTTCGCCGACCAGCCCGACGGCGTGCCGGCCCCCGGCCTCTACGACCGCATCCTGGAAGAGGTCGAGCGGCCGCTGATCCGCCTGACTCTGGCCGCGACCCGTGGCAATCAGGTTCGGGCCGCTGATATCCTCGGCCTCAACCGCAATACGTTGAGGAAGAAGATCGTCGATCTTGGGGTCGAATTGACCCGTGGGAAGCGATAA
- a CDS encoding D-amino-acid transaminase: MSRQAYVNGQFVPHGQASVHIEDRGYQLADGVYEVWAVFGGKLSDAEGHFARLWRSLDELRIPHPMSRKALEVVLKETLRRNRIREGLLYLQVTRGVARRDHAFPTVPTTPSLVITAKSLDRAASNTKAEAGIGVITLPENRWGRCDIKTVGLLPNVLAKQAAREQGGAEAWFVDAEGFVTEGASSNAWILRKDGVLVTRDTGANILRGITRHSLLDVIAKAGLKVEERAFTPAEAMEAQEAFITGAGALVTPVITIDGKPVANGHPGEMALRLRGLYIEHAQNAGI; this comes from the coding sequence ATGTCCAGGCAAGCTTACGTCAACGGCCAGTTCGTCCCGCACGGACAGGCCTCCGTCCACATCGAGGATCGCGGCTACCAGCTGGCCGACGGGGTCTATGAGGTGTGGGCGGTGTTCGGCGGCAAGCTTTCCGACGCCGAGGGCCATTTCGCCCGTCTCTGGCGCAGCCTGGACGAACTGCGCATCCCCCATCCGATGAGCCGCAAGGCCCTGGAGGTGGTGCTCAAGGAAACCCTGCGCCGCAACCGCATCCGCGAGGGCCTGCTGTACCTGCAGGTGACCCGCGGCGTCGCCCGCCGCGACCATGCCTTCCCGACTGTGCCGACGACCCCCAGCCTGGTGATCACCGCCAAGTCGCTGGACCGCGCCGCCAGCAACACCAAGGCCGAGGCCGGCATCGGCGTTATCACCCTGCCGGAAAACCGCTGGGGCCGTTGCGACATCAAGACGGTCGGCCTGCTCCCCAATGTGCTCGCCAAACAGGCGGCCCGTGAGCAGGGGGGCGCCGAGGCCTGGTTCGTCGATGCCGAAGGCTTCGTCACCGAGGGCGCCTCGTCCAACGCCTGGATTTTGCGCAAGGACGGCGTGCTGGTCACCCGTGACACCGGCGCCAACATCCTGCGCGGCATCACCCGCCACAGCCTGCTCGACGTCATCGCCAAAGCGGGCCTGAAGGTCGAGGAGCGGGCCTTCACCCCGGCCGAGGCCATGGAGGCGCAAGAGGCCTTCATCACCGGCGCCGGGGCCCTGGTGACGCCCGTGATCACCATCGACGGCAAGCCTGTCGCGAATGGTCACCCGGGAGAGATGGCGCTTCGCCTTCGGGGCCTCTATATCGAGCACGCCCAGAATGCAGGCATCTGA
- a CDS encoding alpha/beta hydrolase: MIRALIPLAASALLLALAAPASAMEPATCPVGSYAMADGDVVVVGPSTGGVRWRRLNGETGKLTTTPKGWRHTVGWTDRLDPREVAFGPCASGTLTLGKEAGRRIPLQTQDTAFVSHETRLVGRLILPPGHGPVPIVVLLHGSERDSALEFDALQRLLPAMGVGTFVYDKRGTGDSQGVYTQDFWLLADDAVAALAEARRLAGARAGRIGYQGPSQGGWVAPIAAGKSDVDFVIVSFGLAVSVIDEDQEAIAFEMGLKGYGPEVIAKGLEVGRAAEALFESGFTEGFEAFDAVRAKYRNEPWYKDVRGNFTHFILPMSAEDIRKAAPAFRFGTPWRYDPLPTLERLDTPQLWVLGGQDLDAPSGETARRLEALIAKGRPITLAVYPAAEHGMTEFEIGPDGMRVSTRYSDGYYRLMRDFARGERLGPAYGDARIRKPR, encoded by the coding sequence ATGATCCGAGCCTTGATCCCCCTGGCGGCGAGCGCCCTGCTTCTGGCGCTGGCCGCGCCGGCCTCCGCGATGGAGCCGGCGACCTGTCCGGTGGGAAGCTACGCCATGGCCGATGGCGATGTCGTCGTGGTCGGACCATCAACGGGCGGGGTCCGCTGGCGGCGGCTCAATGGCGAGACCGGCAAGCTGACCACCACGCCGAAGGGCTGGCGCCATACGGTGGGATGGACCGACCGCTTGGACCCGCGCGAGGTCGCCTTCGGCCCCTGCGCCTCCGGAACCCTGACGCTCGGCAAGGAAGCCGGGCGCCGCATCCCGCTCCAGACCCAGGACACGGCCTTCGTCTCCCACGAGACCCGGCTGGTCGGGCGACTGATCCTGCCGCCGGGCCATGGTCCGGTCCCGATCGTCGTGCTGCTGCACGGCTCCGAGCGCGACTCGGCCCTGGAGTTCGACGCGCTTCAGCGCCTGCTGCCGGCCATGGGCGTCGGCACCTTCGTCTACGACAAACGCGGGACCGGCGACTCGCAGGGCGTCTACACCCAGGACTTCTGGTTGCTCGCCGACGACGCGGTCGCCGCCCTGGCGGAAGCGCGGCGGCTGGCTGGCGCGCGGGCCGGACGGATCGGCTACCAGGGCCCGAGCCAGGGTGGCTGGGTGGCTCCGATCGCCGCCGGCAAGTCGGATGTGGACTTCGTCATCGTCAGCTTCGGCCTGGCCGTGTCGGTCATCGACGAGGATCAGGAAGCCATCGCCTTCGAGATGGGTCTCAAGGGCTACGGTCCCGAGGTGATCGCCAAGGGGCTGGAAGTCGGCCGGGCGGCCGAGGCCCTGTTCGAGAGCGGCTTCACCGAAGGATTCGAGGCCTTCGACGCCGTTCGCGCCAAATATCGGAACGAGCCCTGGTACAAGGACGTGCGGGGCAACTTCACCCACTTCATCCTGCCGATGAGCGCCGAGGACATCCGCAAGGCCGCGCCGGCCTTCCGGTTCGGCACCCCCTGGCGCTACGATCCTCTGCCGACCCTGGAACGGCTCGACACCCCGCAACTGTGGGTCCTGGGCGGCCAGGATCTCGATGCGCCGAGCGGCGAGACGGCCCGGCGGCTGGAGGCGCTGATCGCCAAGGGCCGTCCGATCACGCTGGCCGTCTATCCGGCCGCCGAGCATGGGATGACCGAGTTCGAGATCGGCCCAGACGGGATGCGCGTCTCGACGCGTTACTCGGACGGCTATTACCGGCTGATGCGTGACTTTGCGCGCGGCGAGCGCCTGGGCCCGGCCTATGGCGACGCGCGCATCCGGAAGCCGCGATAG
- a CDS encoding PAS domain-containing sensor histidine kinase, with product MSEHASAIVEPDRGPRWLAVGRRVVGSRLFLGGAFALATVLTGIGAFLASAPPSGELVGPASQTVLIVLGVNLVLILGIAVLIGRRVTQVIDEGRGDAGARIHRRFLLLFAIAALAPALVVALFSGVLVTQGVENWFSQRVRTVVNNSRLVARAYVDVQEADIAKNVNIMIGDVNRAEPGLRISPMGYGHFLALQASYRNFPGTYILDRQGRVLARAEIEDPPPFLAPPEASFRAADEGDMALRSFDSADLYRALVRLQAYDDAYLYVVRPVNRGILAHLRETESALVAYRDAAQRRGMVQAAFALSFLETALLVLIAAIWLAMTVANSIAVPIARVVQAAGQVAGGYLDARVEVDDQPDDIAVLSKAFNSMAGDLQAQQAALTAASLDAESRRMFIETVLLGVSAGVIGVDASGAISAVNRQAARLLEVDSDAIHGRKLSQIAPELGEVWAAALETRIEAETEVDIIRHGETMRLRVRAGVAGDDGVVLTFDDITRLITAQRNAAWRDVARRIAHEIKNPLTPIQLSAERLRRKYRHEIKGDLETFDRCTDTIIRQVGDIGRMVDEFSSFARMPTPKFGSHDPAEMLRAAVFAQRVASPDLAVEMAEPPEGLVFTCDDRMVGQALTNVLKNAAEAIAGRKSEDGAGGDKGRILASLHADEQAMCFIIEDNGIGLPTRDRDRLTEPYVTTREKGTGLGLAIVKRIAEEHGGELLLSDAQTLSGARVVLKFPPVGGATPAKPKTTKKVTDGV from the coding sequence ATGAGTGAACACGCGTCCGCCATCGTCGAGCCGGACCGCGGGCCCAGGTGGCTCGCCGTCGGGCGGCGCGTTGTCGGCTCGCGGCTGTTCCTCGGTGGCGCCTTCGCCCTGGCCACGGTCCTGACCGGCATCGGCGCCTTCCTGGCCAGCGCCCCGCCCAGCGGCGAACTGGTCGGCCCGGCCAGCCAGACGGTGTTGATCGTGCTCGGCGTCAACCTGGTGCTGATCCTCGGCATCGCCGTGCTGATCGGCCGGCGGGTGACCCAGGTCATCGACGAGGGCCGTGGCGACGCCGGGGCCCGCATTCACCGTCGATTCCTGCTGCTGTTCGCCATCGCCGCCCTGGCGCCGGCCCTGGTGGTGGCGCTGTTCTCCGGCGTGCTGGTCACCCAGGGCGTCGAGAACTGGTTCAGCCAGCGCGTCCGCACAGTGGTCAACAACAGCCGGCTGGTCGCCCGCGCCTACGTCGATGTGCAAGAGGCCGACATCGCCAAGAACGTCAACATCATGATCGGCGACGTCAACCGGGCTGAGCCGGGGTTGCGGATCAGCCCCATGGGATACGGTCACTTCCTGGCCCTGCAGGCCTCCTACCGGAACTTCCCGGGCACCTACATCCTCGACCGCCAGGGGCGGGTGCTCGCCCGGGCCGAGATCGAGGACCCGCCGCCCTTCCTGGCCCCGCCGGAGGCCAGTTTCCGGGCCGCCGACGAGGGCGACATGGCCCTGCGCTCGTTCGATTCCGCCGACCTCTACAGGGCGCTCGTCCGTCTGCAGGCCTATGACGACGCCTACCTCTACGTCGTCCGTCCGGTGAACCGCGGCATCCTGGCTCACCTGCGCGAGACGGAATCGGCGCTTGTCGCCTATCGTGACGCCGCCCAGCGGCGCGGCATGGTCCAGGCCGCCTTCGCCCTCAGCTTCCTGGAAACGGCGCTGCTGGTGCTGATCGCGGCCATCTGGCTGGCGATGACCGTCGCCAACTCCATCGCCGTGCCGATCGCCCGGGTCGTCCAGGCCGCCGGCCAGGTGGCGGGCGGCTATCTCGACGCCCGGGTCGAAGTTGATGATCAACCTGATGATATCGCCGTCTTGTCCAAGGCATTCAATAGCATGGCCGGTGATCTTCAAGCTCAGCAGGCGGCCCTGACGGCCGCCAGCCTCGATGCCGAGTCCCGGCGGATGTTCATCGAGACCGTGCTGCTCGGGGTCAGCGCCGGGGTTATCGGCGTCGATGCCAGCGGGGCCATCTCGGCCGTCAACCGCCAGGCCGCCCGGCTGCTGGAGGTCGATAGCGACGCCATCCATGGCCGCAAGCTGTCACAGATCGCGCCGGAACTGGGCGAGGTCTGGGCCGCCGCCCTGGAGACCCGCATCGAGGCCGAGACCGAGGTCGACATCATCCGCCACGGCGAAACCATGCGCCTGCGGGTGCGGGCCGGGGTGGCCGGCGACGACGGGGTGGTGCTGACCTTCGACGACATCACCCGGCTGATCACCGCCCAGCGCAACGCCGCCTGGCGCGACGTCGCCCGCCGCATCGCCCATGAGATCAAGAACCCGCTGACGCCCATCCAGCTTTCGGCCGAGCGCCTGCGCCGCAAGTACCGCCACGAGATCAAGGGCGACCTGGAAACCTTCGACCGCTGCACCGACACCATCATCCGCCAGGTCGGCGACATCGGCCGCATGGTCGATGAGTTCAGTTCCTTCGCCCGCATGCCGACGCCGAAGTTCGGCAGCCACGACCCGGCCGAGATGCTGCGCGCCGCCGTCTTCGCCCAGCGCGTGGCCAGCCCCGACCTCGCCGTCGAGATGGCCGAGCCGCCGGAAGGCCTGGTCTTCACCTGCGACGACCGCATGGTCGGCCAGGCCCTGACCAATGTGCTGAAGAACGCGGCCGAAGCCATCGCCGGCCGAAAGAGCGAGGATGGGGCCGGCGGCGACAAGGGCCGCATTCTGGCCAGCCTTCACGCCGATGAGCAGGCCATGTGCTTCATCATCGAGGACAATGGCATCGGCCTGCCGACCCGCGACCGTGACCGCCTCACCGAACCCTATGTGACGACCCGCGAGAAGGGCACTGGGCTCGGTCTCGCGATCGTCAAACGCATCGCCGAAGAACACGGCGGCGAACTGCTGCTTTCCGACGCCCAGACCCTGAGCGGGGCCCGCGTCGTCCTCAAGTTTCCGCCCGTCGGGGGCGCGACTCCCGCGAAGCCGAAGACAACGAAAAAGGTGACCGATGGCGTCTGA
- the dusB gene encoding tRNA dihydrouridine synthase DusB, with the protein MSNKLTVGDRVVESRVWLAPMTGVSDLPFRRAAARLGAAYVATEMVACAEFARGRPDVVRRAAVGEGLPLMVVQLVGRDPAMMAAGARMAAAAGAEIIDLNFGCPAKEVTGVQSGSALMRDLDLAESLVAAAVDAVDLPVTVKMRLGWDDASRNAPEFAARAQAVGARAITVHGRTRSQFYKGAADWSAIADVKREISVPLIVNGDIVDLASARAALQASGADGVMIGRGAYGRPWIAAQIDAGLEGRMLADPDMETRLAIALAHFRDALGFYGERLGLKMFRKHLASYIEAAPVPASPEARRAARAELCRLETPAQVEAALTRLWLSERRLAA; encoded by the coding sequence ATGAGCAACAAGCTCACAGTCGGGGATAGAGTGGTAGAGAGCCGGGTCTGGCTGGCGCCCATGACGGGTGTTTCCGACCTGCCGTTCCGCCGCGCGGCCGCCCGTTTGGGCGCGGCCTATGTCGCCACCGAGATGGTCGCCTGCGCCGAGTTCGCCAGGGGCCGGCCTGACGTCGTGCGGCGCGCCGCCGTCGGTGAAGGCCTGCCTCTGATGGTCGTGCAGCTGGTCGGGCGCGATCCGGCGATGATGGCGGCCGGGGCCAGGATGGCCGCCGCCGCCGGAGCCGAGATCATAGACCTCAACTTCGGCTGCCCGGCCAAGGAAGTCACCGGCGTTCAATCCGGCTCGGCCCTGATGCGCGACCTCGATCTTGCCGAGAGCCTGGTCGCCGCCGCCGTAGACGCCGTCGACCTGCCGGTCACCGTCAAGATGCGCCTGGGCTGGGACGACGCCAGCCGCAACGCCCCTGAATTCGCCGCCCGCGCCCAGGCCGTCGGTGCGCGCGCCATCACCGTCCACGGCCGCACCCGCAGCCAGTTCTACAAGGGCGCGGCAGACTGGTCGGCCATCGCCGATGTGAAGCGCGAGATCTCCGTGCCGCTGATCGTCAACGGCGACATCGTTGACCTGGCCTCGGCCCGCGCCGCCCTGCAGGCCAGCGGCGCCGACGGCGTCATGATCGGCCGCGGCGCCTATGGCCGTCCGTGGATCGCCGCCCAGATCGACGCCGGCCTCGAGGGCCGGATGCTGGCCGATCCGGACATGGAAACCCGCCTGGCCATCGCCCTCGCTCACTTCCGTGACGCGCTTGGCTTCTACGGCGAGCGTCTCGGCCTGAAGATGTTCCGCAAGCATCTGGCCTCCTACATCGAGGCCGCGCCGGTTCCGGCCAGCCCTGAGGCCCGCCGCGCCGCCCGCGCCGAGCTCTGCCGGCTGGAGACCCCGGCCCAGGTCGAGGCCGCCCTGACCCGCCTGTGGCTGAGCGAGCGGAGGCTGGCCGCATGA